Genomic DNA from Desulfuromonas acetexigens:
TTTACCGCCAACCTGGGCCTGCAACCCGCCGATCAGCGCTGAGCGTACACTTACCGTCAGTTCCACCTGCTTGCCGGTCTTCTCTTCCAGACCGGAGGCAATGGCCTTGCGCTGGTTCTGGTTGAGCTTGGAAGCCGAAGTGATGTGCGCCCGCAGGATGCCGGAAATTTCATCGGCAAAGTCGCGGTACTGGGTTTCGATCTGCGGCAACAGACGCAGCCGACCTTTGGCTAACAGCAACCCGAGAAATTTACGCATTCCCTCCGACAGCTGGAGTTTGGCACCCAGGTCGGACAGAATCGCGTTCTTCTTTTCCACGGGGAAGGAAGGGCTGTCCAGGATCAGGCGAAGCTGTTTCTCCCGCACGAGGAGATCCTTGAAATCGGCCAGTTCCTTACCATAGCCCTCTACCATCTTCTGCTCGGACCCCAGGGTCACCAGGGCCTTGGCATACCTCTTGGTAATCGCGCTGACGCTCAATGTAGTTCTCCCACCTTCTTCATGTATTCATCAACGAGACGATTCTGGTCGTTGCTGTTGAAGTTCTTTTTCAGCAGCTCCTCCGCTACCTTCAGCGCCATGTCGCTGGCTTCCCGCTGCAACTCGATGCGGGCCTTGGCGACTTCAAGGGCGGCGGACTTCTTCGCTTCTTCCTCAATTTTGAGGGCCATTTCGCGGGCGTTGGCGAGGATGCGTTCCCGCTCCAGTTCCCCTTCGCGCTTAATAGCTGCATAGATGTCATCAATTTCCGCCGAAGCCTTGGTCAACTTGTCGTCGTACTCGGCGAACTTCGCTTCAGCCTTTTCCTGGGCAGCCTTGGCTTCGGCGAGAGATTTTTCGATCCCTTCCTTCCGCCCGGACAAACCCTTGCGTATCGGCTTGGTGACAAAGTAAGCCAGCAGTCCGAAGGTGACCGCGAAATTGAACAGGCGGTAGAGAAAATCCTTGAGCAGCACGCCGCTATCGACATGGTGCCCTTCACCTCCAGCGGCGAGCACCGTGCTGGCCGTCGCCACCATCAGGATACCGGCAAGGATGCCGGTCAGCTTCGTCTTCATGCGAACCCCCTTGACGTTCATTTACACCGCCCTCCCAAGAATCTTGGAGGCGATCTGCGAAGCCAGGGCATTCGCTTCCTTTTTCAGTATCTTACCAGCGGCATCGGCTTCACCGGCAACCCGGGTCTTGATCTCTTGAAGCTGTGCGGCAGCCTTGTTCTGTGCCTGCCCGAGTATCGTCGCCTCGTCGGCAGCTGCTGCTTTGCGCATTTCTGCCCGCTCTTCATTCCCTTTGACCTTGGCGGCCTGCAGCTGCTGCTGATACCGCTCCATCTTCTCATTGATCGAAGCTTCCAGCTCCTTGGCCCGGGCGTGA
This window encodes:
- the atpH gene encoding ATP synthase F1 subunit delta produces the protein MSVSAITKRYAKALVTLGSEQKMVEGYGKELADFKDLLVREKQLRLILDSPSFPVEKKNAILSDLGAKLQLSEGMRKFLGLLLAKGRLRLLPQIETQYRDFADEISGILRAHITSASKLNQNQRKAIASGLEEKTGKQVELTVSVRSALIGGLQAQVGGKIFDGSIKTQLKRIEDTLKKG
- a CDS encoding ATP synthase F0 subunit B, which translates into the protein MKTKLTGILAGILMVATASTVLAAGGEGHHVDSGVLLKDFLYRLFNFAVTFGLLAYFVTKPIRKGLSGRKEGIEKSLAEAKAAQEKAEAKFAEYDDKLTKASAEIDDIYAAIKREGELERERILANAREMALKIEEEAKKSAALEVAKARIELQREASDMALKVAEELLKKNFNSNDQNRLVDEYMKKVGELH
- a CDS encoding ATP synthase F0 subunit B — its product is MIKVDWTIWLQFANFFILMAALNFILYRPLRGMLNRRRETIDGSHARAKELEASINEKMERYQQQLQAAKVKGNEERAEMRKAAAADEATILGQAQNKAAAQLQEIKTRVAGEADAAGKILKKEANALASQIASKILGRAV